A window of the Streptomyces sp. NBC_00454 genome harbors these coding sequences:
- a CDS encoding N-acetyltransferase family protein yields the protein MPAATDGPEELILLDALELASEPERAARSGAQAHRILAELVAGGAALGWVEPPAPEEVTELLERLVAAVRAGDAALRAAYLGPRLVGLGYWQRYARPTHRPHADLEKIAVDPGIHGRGIGRALTAALIEDARTAGIEVLTLDARGDNERALGLYASLGFTEYGRLPDFVAVGERRYDKVFCMLDFRRTP from the coding sequence ATGCCCGCAGCGACCGACGGGCCCGAGGAGCTCATCCTCCTCGACGCCCTGGAACTGGCCTCCGAGCCGGAGCGGGCGGCCCGGTCCGGCGCGCAGGCGCACCGGATCCTGGCCGAGCTGGTGGCCGGGGGAGCGGCCCTGGGCTGGGTGGAGCCGCCCGCGCCCGAAGAGGTCACCGAGCTCCTCGAACGCCTCGTAGCCGCCGTACGGGCCGGGGACGCGGCCCTGCGCGCCGCCTACCTCGGACCCCGGCTCGTCGGGCTGGGGTACTGGCAGCGCTACGCCCGCCCCACCCACCGGCCGCACGCGGACCTGGAGAAGATCGCGGTCGACCCCGGGATCCACGGCCGCGGCATCGGCCGGGCACTGACGGCAGCCCTGATCGAGGATGCCCGGACCGCCGGCATCGAGGTCCTCACCCTGGACGCGCGCGGGGACAACGAGCGCGCCCTGGGGCTCTACGCCTCGCTGGGCTTCACCGAGTACGGGCGGCTGCCCGATTTCGTGGCCGTCGGCGAACGGCGGTACGACAAGGTGTTCTGCATGCTGGACTTCCGCCGGACCCCGTAG
- a CDS encoding agmatine/peptidylarginine deiminase produces the protein MTTFRMPAEWTDHEGCLMAWPTRQELWGDVFAEVKAEYARVASAIAEFEPVTMVALPGSGAEARELCGEGVTVVEFPIDDSWFRDSGPIFVLGQNGERAGVDFRFNAWGGKHFPYDTDDKIAGALLNHFGVDRIDSRMILEGGAITVDGEGTLITTEQCLLHPNRNPDMTKEEIEAELIARLGVTKVIWLPYGGLLDTETDGHVDGVCAFVAPGKVLVALPSDPAHPDYERMRVNRAVLESATDAAGRPFEIIDLPQSNLVEVDGRETEVGYLNFYIANGGVVVPVADTPEDEGALAVIAAALPGRKVVGVRSRVIAYGGGGVHCITQQVPSAHPTA, from the coding sequence ATGACTACCTTCCGGATGCCGGCCGAGTGGACCGACCACGAAGGCTGCCTGATGGCCTGGCCGACACGGCAGGAGCTGTGGGGCGACGTCTTCGCCGAGGTCAAGGCGGAGTACGCCCGGGTCGCCTCGGCGATCGCCGAGTTCGAGCCGGTCACCATGGTCGCCCTGCCCGGCAGCGGCGCCGAGGCCCGCGAGCTGTGCGGCGAGGGCGTCACCGTGGTCGAGTTCCCGATCGACGACTCCTGGTTCCGCGACTCCGGGCCGATCTTCGTGCTCGGACAGAACGGCGAGCGGGCGGGCGTCGACTTCCGCTTCAACGCCTGGGGCGGCAAGCACTTCCCCTACGACACCGACGACAAGATCGCCGGCGCCCTGCTGAACCACTTCGGCGTGGACCGCATCGACTCCCGGATGATCCTCGAGGGCGGGGCGATCACCGTGGACGGCGAAGGCACCCTGATCACCACCGAGCAGTGCCTGCTGCACCCGAACCGCAACCCGGACATGACCAAGGAGGAGATCGAGGCCGAGCTGATCGCCCGCCTCGGTGTCACCAAGGTGATCTGGCTGCCGTACGGCGGGCTGCTGGACACCGAGACCGACGGTCACGTGGACGGCGTCTGCGCCTTCGTCGCCCCCGGCAAGGTCCTCGTCGCCCTCCCGAGCGACCCCGCACACCCCGACTACGAGCGCATGCGTGTGAATCGCGCCGTCCTGGAGTCGGCCACCGACGCCGCCGGGCGTCCGTTCGAGATCATCGACCTGCCGCAGAGCAACCTCGTCGAGGTCGACGGCCGGGAGACGGAGGTCGGCTACCTCAACTTCTACATCGCCAACGGCGGGGTCGTCGTACCGGTCGCCGACACCCCCGAGGACGAGGGCGCGCTCGCGGTCATCGCGGCCGCACTGCCCGGCCGCAAGGTCGTCGGGGTCCGCTCGCGCGTGATCGCGTACGGCGGCGGCGGCGTCCACTGCATCACCCAGCAGGTACCCTCCGCCCACCCCACCGCCTGA
- a CDS encoding ABC transporter substrate-binding protein — MPRSLPWSRAASSTRSQSDGAPSAATGSPRTGSARARSARRRYALPVAALAAVSLVAACSGPPKGGASANDAAFKLSAGTPAAAGELDSFTWALYAEPPTLDYISAFDYPQNTILSNVCESLMKWTPQLTMAPGLAEKATNATPLTWVYDLRPNVKFHDGSTMTADDVVFSLGRQMNPDLGAAWNSNFANVESIKKTGPLQVTVTLKTTDSQFPQYMATAAGVVASKAGVEKAGENYGTAGSLDCTGPFKLGTWNKGQSIELQRFDDYWGTKAKSKKAVFTFLTDPSARTNAMLNGEADGGYLIPTESYDRLRKSGAGTLYFGEGLSTVNVNVTSMKGALGDVRVRRALSLALDRRGFVKAGLGGAGTVTTSLTTKGVWATAPENLRKAAFEGLPSADQNIEAAKKMIEEAGATGKTVTIATSSIGQDVSLLATAVQDAGTKIGLKVELKTIAPNAFTSLFTDPKAREGLDMFPETYYDSITDPMDMLSNFQTGAYQNYAEYSDEAYDSLADKARAEYDPAKRFSAAVELQKKAADQLLWIPVAEWPTAVFLNKRITGAPTTISYLYYPWAADVGAAAR; from the coding sequence ATGCCCAGATCCCTGCCCTGGTCCAGAGCCGCCAGCTCCACGCGCAGCCAGTCCGACGGCGCCCCGTCCGCCGCCACCGGGTCCCCCCGTACCGGGTCCGCCCGTGCCCGGTCCGCCCGTCGCCGGTACGCGCTGCCCGTCGCGGCCCTGGCCGCCGTCAGCCTGGTGGCCGCCTGCTCCGGTCCGCCCAAGGGCGGCGCGTCCGCGAACGACGCCGCCTTCAAGCTGTCCGCCGGCACTCCGGCCGCCGCCGGTGAGCTGGACTCCTTCACCTGGGCGCTCTACGCGGAGCCCCCCACGCTGGACTACATCTCGGCCTTCGACTACCCGCAGAACACGATCCTGTCGAACGTCTGCGAAAGCCTGATGAAGTGGACCCCGCAGCTCACCATGGCTCCGGGCCTGGCCGAGAAGGCCACCAATGCCACCCCGCTGACCTGGGTCTACGATCTGCGCCCGAACGTGAAGTTCCACGACGGCTCCACGATGACCGCCGACGACGTGGTCTTCAGCCTCGGCCGCCAGATGAACCCGGACCTCGGGGCCGCCTGGAACAGCAACTTCGCCAACGTCGAGTCGATCAAGAAGACCGGACCGCTCCAGGTCACGGTCACGCTGAAGACGACCGACTCGCAGTTCCCCCAGTACATGGCGACGGCCGCCGGCGTGGTGGCCTCGAAGGCCGGCGTGGAGAAGGCCGGCGAGAACTACGGCACCGCGGGCAGCCTCGACTGCACCGGCCCGTTCAAGCTGGGCACCTGGAACAAGGGCCAGTCGATCGAGCTCCAGCGCTTCGACGACTACTGGGGCACCAAGGCGAAGTCGAAGAAGGCCGTCTTCACCTTCCTGACCGACCCCTCCGCCCGGACCAACGCCATGCTCAACGGCGAGGCGGACGGCGGCTACCTGATCCCCACCGAGAGCTACGACCGGCTGCGCAAGAGCGGCGCGGGCACCCTCTACTTCGGCGAGGGCCTCAGCACGGTCAACGTCAACGTCACCAGCATGAAGGGCGCCCTCGGCGACGTCCGGGTGCGCCGGGCCCTGTCCCTGGCCCTGGACCGCCGCGGCTTCGTCAAGGCGGGCCTGGGCGGCGCGGGCACCGTCACCACCTCGCTCACCACGAAGGGGGTCTGGGCCACGGCCCCCGAGAACCTCCGCAAGGCCGCCTTCGAGGGGCTGCCCTCGGCCGACCAGAACATCGAGGCGGCCAAGAAGATGATCGAGGAGGCGGGTGCCACCGGCAAGACGGTCACCATCGCCACCAGCTCGATCGGCCAGGACGTCTCCCTGCTGGCCACCGCGGTCCAGGACGCCGGCACCAAGATCGGCCTGAAGGTCGAGCTGAAGACCATCGCCCCCAACGCCTTCACCTCGCTGTTCACCGACCCCAAGGCGCGCGAGGGCCTCGACATGTTCCCGGAGACGTACTACGACTCCATCACCGACCCCATGGACATGCTGAGCAACTTCCAGACCGGGGCCTACCAGAACTACGCCGAATACAGCGACGAGGCCTACGACTCGCTCGCCGACAAGGCCCGCGCCGAGTACGACCCGGCCAAGCGCTTCTCCGCGGCCGTCGAACTGCAGAAGAAGGCGGCCGACCAGCTGCTGTGGATCCCGGTCGCCGAGTGGCCGACCGCCGTCTTCCTGAACAAGCGGATCACCGGCGCACCGACCACCATCTCCTACCTGTACTACCCGTGGGCCGCGGACGTCGGGGCGGCCGCGCGATGA
- a CDS encoding TetR/AcrR family transcriptional regulator produces the protein MSDRRTEILRAATRVIARRGVRGLRVGELAAEAGVSTSLIYYHFTDRAGILRRTLEFISDRAERYTAEREAGLDEPESPRAELTQVLLLELQDTPEVRENSTAWGELRASAVFDPDLREDVAKATHSWVHEISYLLAQARPTGTAPQHAAAAERLTALLEGLSVRWLSGSLPLEHARRLLADAIDAELDA, from the coding sequence GTGTCAGACCGTCGAACAGAAATACTCAGAGCCGCCACGCGAGTGATCGCGCGACGCGGCGTGCGAGGGCTCCGCGTGGGGGAGCTCGCAGCCGAGGCGGGCGTGTCCACCTCGCTGATCTACTACCACTTCACCGACCGCGCCGGGATCCTGCGCCGGACCCTGGAGTTCATCAGCGACCGCGCCGAGCGCTACACCGCCGAGCGCGAAGCGGGCCTGGACGAGCCCGAGAGCCCCCGAGCCGAGCTGACGCAAGTCCTCCTCCTCGAACTCCAGGACACCCCGGAGGTCCGCGAGAACAGCACGGCCTGGGGTGAGCTCAGGGCCAGCGCCGTCTTCGACCCCGACCTGCGCGAGGACGTCGCCAAGGCCACGCACAGCTGGGTCCACGAGATCTCCTACCTCCTGGCCCAGGCCCGCCCCACCGGCACCGCCCCGCAGCACGCGGCCGCCGCCGAACGCCTGACGGCCCTGCTCGAAGGCCTCAGCGTGCGCTGGCTCAGCGGCTCCCTGCCCCTGGAACACGCACGCCGCCTCCTCGCCGACGCGATCGACGCGGAGCTGGACGCCTGA